In Vibrio hippocampi, a single genomic region encodes these proteins:
- a CDS encoding ATP-binding cassette domain-containing protein, which yields MDITFSNIKLSDPRELSIPYWQLKQGQHWAIFETQNKVGASIADLLCGELMPQQGNIDAGKRHIEQVSLQSLQRLLDHEDANDDTDFLDRIDYGRTVHTLVYEHAQNERVAEQLLQDLNLIPLRERGIKQLSTGESRRLMIAIAISKAPDLLVLHDPFSGLDIHHRKLLSEYLYSLSIHIQMIVITSRQDEIPRWIDQVALFNGGTLDQVLSFVEWQNHPVIAHLKAQSAEQSQHWLTLIRKHKQQHQFNDPLVSITDGKVEYVDQTIFTNVNWQIKRGEHWQIRGPNGCGKSTLLGLIFGDHPQCYSNDIQIYGMQRGSGETVWDIKKHTGMVSSALHAQYKVNCSALEVLLSGFYDSIGLYDNPSKRQIQTANEWLTILHLQHLAQQGFKSFEYSQQRLLLIARAIIKQPCLLIVDEPYQGLDFLGRQLVMNTLDMIAQENLSQLLYVSHHKEDTLPSIEYFADFEYRPQQACYSLVIHQAQKSPLI from the coding sequence ATGGACATTACTTTTTCCAACATAAAACTCAGTGACCCAAGAGAATTAAGTATTCCTTATTGGCAACTCAAGCAAGGTCAACACTGGGCAATTTTTGAAACACAAAACAAAGTAGGCGCTTCAATCGCAGACTTACTTTGTGGTGAATTGATGCCTCAACAGGGCAATATTGATGCAGGTAAGCGTCATATTGAGCAAGTGTCTCTACAATCTTTACAACGTTTACTCGATCATGAAGATGCCAATGATGACACTGACTTTCTCGACCGCATTGATTATGGGCGAACGGTTCATACACTTGTCTACGAGCATGCGCAGAATGAGCGAGTCGCTGAGCAGTTACTACAAGATCTCAACCTGATCCCTTTGCGTGAGCGTGGCATCAAGCAACTTTCCACTGGTGAATCTCGCCGCCTGATGATCGCTATCGCCATATCGAAAGCACCAGACTTGCTGGTTTTACACGATCCTTTTTCCGGATTAGATATCCACCATCGAAAACTATTATCTGAATACCTCTACTCTCTCTCGATCCACATTCAGATGATCGTCATAACCTCACGACAAGATGAAATTCCTCGTTGGATTGATCAGGTCGCTTTATTCAATGGTGGAACATTAGATCAGGTTCTGAGCTTTGTTGAATGGCAAAACCATCCCGTCATTGCTCACTTAAAAGCGCAATCTGCCGAACAGAGTCAACACTGGTTAACACTTATTCGTAAGCATAAGCAACAACATCAGTTCAATGATCCCTTAGTCTCGATCACGGATGGTAAGGTTGAATACGTCGATCAGACAATCTTTACCAATGTGAATTGGCAGATCAAACGTGGCGAACACTGGCAAATCCGTGGACCTAATGGTTGTGGCAAAAGTACTCTGTTGGGACTGATCTTTGGTGATCACCCACAATGCTACAGCAATGATATCCAGATCTATGGGATGCAGCGGGGCAGTGGCGAAACCGTTTGGGATATCAAAAAACACACCGGCATGGTATCCAGCGCTCTACACGCTCAATATAAAGTGAACTGTAGCGCACTCGAAGTGCTGTTGTCGGGTTTCTATGACTCGATTGGTCTGTATGACAACCCCAGCAAGCGCCAGATTCAAACCGCGAATGAATGGCTGACGATATTGCATCTACAACATCTCGCTCAACAAGGTTTCAAATCATTCGAGTACAGCCAACAACGTCTGCTGCTTATCGCACGAGCCATTATTAAGCAGCCTTGTTTATTGATTGTTGATGAGCCTTACCAAGGTCTAGACTTCCTAGGTCGACAGTTGGTGATGAATACCTTGGATATGATTGCGCAAGAAAACCTCAGCCAATTACTCTACGTCTCACATCACAAGGAAGATACCCTTCCCAGCATCGAGTATTTTGCTGACTTTGAATATCGTCCACAGCAAGCATGCTACTCCCTTGTGATCCATCAGGCACAAAAAAGCCCACTTATTTAA
- a CDS encoding FAD-dependent oxidoreductase: MSQNVYQFIDVNRIDPAKKPLKIRKIEFVEIYEPFTKQQATAQADRCLDCGNPYCEWKCPVHNYIPQWLKLANEGRIIEAAELSHQTNSLPEVCGRVCPQDRLCEGSCTLNDDFGAVTIGNIEKYITDKAFKMGWKPDMSHVQWTDKKVAIIGAGPAGLAAADILVRNGVKAVVFDRYPEIGGLLTFGIPSFKLEKEVMLNRRQIFTEMGVEFQLNTEVGKDIEMSTLIQDYDAVFLGVGTYKNMRAGLDNEEAPGVYDALPFLISNTYRVMGLDDPNSFIDMKDKKVVVLGGGDTAMDCVRTSIRQNAEHVICAYRRDEANMPGSRREVKNAREEGVEFMFNLQPIGIELNSSGQVNGVKVVKTELGEPDAAGRRRPQPIEGSEHRLPADAIIMAFGFQPHTMSWLEPFGVELDDWGRIKAATQQTFAYQTSNEKIFAGGDAVRGSDLVVTAIDEGRKAAEGILDFLEV, encoded by the coding sequence ATGAGCCAGAACGTTTACCAGTTTATCGATGTGAATCGCATCGACCCAGCCAAAAAGCCGCTAAAGATCCGCAAGATCGAGTTTGTTGAGATCTATGAGCCGTTCACCAAACAACAGGCGACAGCACAAGCCGATCGCTGCTTAGATTGTGGCAATCCATATTGTGAATGGAAGTGCCCGGTCCATAACTACATCCCACAATGGTTAAAACTCGCCAATGAGGGACGGATCATTGAGGCGGCGGAACTGTCGCATCAAACCAACAGCTTACCCGAGGTGTGTGGTCGAGTGTGCCCGCAAGATCGCTTGTGTGAAGGTTCATGTACCCTAAACGATGACTTTGGTGCGGTCACCATTGGTAATATCGAAAAATACATCACGGACAAAGCATTTAAAATGGGATGGAAGCCAGATATGTCCCATGTGCAGTGGACTGATAAAAAAGTCGCGATTATCGGCGCAGGTCCTGCTGGTCTCGCGGCGGCTGACATTTTAGTTCGCAACGGTGTCAAAGCGGTGGTTTTCGACCGCTATCCTGAGATTGGCGGATTGCTGACTTTCGGCATTCCCTCTTTCAAGCTAGAAAAAGAAGTGATGCTCAATCGCCGTCAGATCTTTACTGAAATGGGCGTGGAGTTTCAGCTTAATACTGAGGTCGGAAAAGACATCGAAATGTCCACCTTAATTCAAGACTATGATGCGGTGTTCCTTGGTGTTGGTACCTATAAGAATATGCGAGCTGGATTAGACAACGAAGAGGCTCCGGGTGTGTATGACGCCCTGCCATTTCTTATCTCCAACACCTACCGCGTCATGGGGCTCGATGACCCAAATAGCTTTATCGATATGAAAGATAAAAAAGTGGTGGTACTCGGTGGTGGTGATACCGCGATGGACTGCGTGCGCACCTCTATTCGTCAAAACGCAGAACATGTTATCTGTGCTTATCGTCGTGATGAGGCGAATATGCCGGGTTCACGTCGAGAAGTAAAAAATGCTCGAGAAGAGGGCGTGGAGTTTATGTTCAACCTGCAACCGATCGGCATTGAATTAAATAGTTCTGGGCAGGTCAATGGCGTCAAGGTGGTGAAAACTGAGCTCGGTGAACCCGATGCCGCAGGTCGTCGTCGTCCTCAACCTATTGAGGGCAGTGAACATAGACTGCCAGCGGATGCCATTATCATGGCGTTTGGTTTCCAACCCCACACTATGTCTTGGCTAGAACCTTTTGGGGTAGAATTAGACGACTGGGGCAGAATCAAAGCGGCGACGCAGCAAACCTTTGCTTATCAAACCAGTAATGAAAAAATCTTTGCGGGTGGTGATGCGGTGAGAGGCTCAGATTTAGTCGTCACCGCTATCGATGAAGGACGCAAGGCGGCTGAAGGTATACTAGACTTTTTAGAGGTTTAG
- a CDS encoding DUF1499 domain-containing protein, whose amino-acid sequence MNKHHTTIKIASLMATTLLITACSNKVDTMPDRSHSPCGDKPNCVSTQDSRADFNLAPYPLKGDVSIDQIESIALSFPRATVATKESHYLRVEYRSKVFRFVDDMEMRIEDGQLLVRSESRTGYSDFNVNRKRADALRDKLLQADLIFADNH is encoded by the coding sequence ATGAACAAGCATCATACAACAATAAAAATCGCCTCTCTTATGGCAACAACACTACTTATCACAGCATGCAGTAACAAGGTGGATACCATGCCTGACCGCAGTCACTCTCCCTGTGGAGACAAACCAAATTGTGTCTCGACTCAAGATAGCCGAGCAGACTTTAATCTCGCCCCTTATCCATTAAAAGGGGACGTCAGCATCGATCAGATTGAGTCCATCGCCCTTAGTTTTCCAAGAGCAACAGTCGCGACTAAAGAGAGCCACTATCTGCGCGTGGAATATCGTTCAAAAGTGTTCCGCTTTGTTGACGATATGGAGATGAGAATCGAAGATGGTCAGTTGCTTGTGCGCTCTGAGTCTCGCACCGGTTATTCAGATTTTAATGTCAATCGTAAGCGTGCAGATGCTTTGCGGGACAAGTTACTGCAAGCGGATCTTATCTTTGCTGACAACCATTAG
- a CDS encoding cobalamin biosynthesis family protein → MNSLFESFYGGGALLILWGALITNLLLPIPTTLHPIHWWRQIAELVSNKVNQANASASQQTLAGTLALALLMLPALAVLLALEPLVWQQNLYQLALLILAMDWRNTELFSRQLIQFMSKEDKTETRRLLEQKCNRETTSLSLLGLGKAGAETMILSFSRQVIGVLFWYALAGGIGALFYRLLLELARLWSPYKPRYQHFSSATHHLFILMDYLPQKLFSMLALLGSSVSVIKQSLIQSKAWHNHATAWLLTGYGNKFELSLGGPAMYGEEKLQRARIGGKVAPATYHLAQVHKHLSTRLYIWLTLQSLILVVIHQGF, encoded by the coding sequence ATGAACTCTTTATTTGAGAGTTTTTATGGTGGCGGCGCACTGCTGATTTTATGGGGTGCGCTGATTACAAACCTACTACTCCCTATTCCAACCACTCTGCATCCCATCCATTGGTGGCGACAAATCGCTGAGCTCGTCTCGAACAAAGTTAATCAAGCGAACGCCAGTGCTTCACAGCAAACTTTGGCTGGCACCTTGGCGCTAGCCTTGCTTATGTTGCCCGCCCTAGCGGTATTATTGGCTCTTGAGCCTTTAGTGTGGCAACAAAACCTTTATCAATTAGCCTTGCTGATTCTCGCAATGGACTGGCGCAACACTGAGCTATTTTCACGTCAATTGATCCAATTTATGTCCAAAGAAGATAAGACCGAGACCCGACGACTCCTAGAGCAGAAGTGCAACCGCGAAACCACCAGCCTTTCATTGCTTGGCTTAGGCAAAGCGGGGGCTGAGACAATGATTCTGAGCTTTTCACGACAAGTGATTGGTGTCCTATTTTGGTATGCGTTAGCGGGAGGCATTGGTGCGCTATTTTATCGCTTGCTACTCGAACTCGCTCGCCTATGGAGTCCATACAAACCCCGCTATCAACACTTCTCGTCGGCGACACATCACCTGTTTATCCTTATGGACTATCTCCCTCAAAAATTGTTTTCAATGTTAGCGCTGCTGGGAAGCTCAGTGTCTGTGATCAAGCAATCGCTAATACAGAGCAAAGCATGGCATAACCACGCGACCGCTTGGCTACTGACCGGCTACGGCAATAAGTTTGAGCTTTCATTGGGCGGACCTGCTATGTATGGCGAAGAGAAACTGCAACGGGCAAGAATTGGCGGAAAAGTTGCCCCTGCGACTTACCACTTGGCTCAGGTACATAAGCACCTCTCAACCCGCCTTTATATTTGGCTTACCCTACAAAGCCTAATTTTGGTTGTCATTCATCAAGGATTTTAG
- the gltB gene encoding glutamate synthase large subunit gives MALYDPSLEKDNCGFGLIAHTEGQPSHKLVRTAISALDRMTHRGGIAADGKTGDGCGLLLQKPDSYFRLLAADNQWNLGKQYAVGMLFLSPDPVKAQSAKDIIVQELSQETLSISGWRDVPTNSDVLGPIAKQSVPNIVQFFVSAPAGWRQQDIERRLYIARRRIEKRITDDDNFYICSLSTQVIVYKGLCMPADLPRFYLDLADLRMESAICLFHQRFSTNTQPRWPLAQPFRYLAHNGEINTIEGNRQWAKARGYKFASPLLPDLQSAAPFVNESGSDSSNLDNMLELFLAGGMDIFRAMRMLVPPAWQNHPDMDEDLKAFYDFNSKHMEPWDGPAGIVLSDGRHAACNLDRNGLRPARYVITKDKLITLASEVGIWDYAPDEVAEKGRVGPGELLVIDTKLGKVWHSSEIDNDLKSRHPYRQWMEHNVHKLTPLDLLPDAQVGERSFDDSQLKTYQKQFAMSNEEIEQVLQVLADLGQEAVGSMGDDTPMAVLSSKARLVTDYFRQKFAQVTNPPIDPLREKHVMSLATSMGQEMNIFNETDGHAHRVTFDSPILLYSDMQQLLGLTGQHYQNTLLDINYDPHKQDLKQAIIDLCDRAEEVVQKGTVILILSDRALVKDRLPIPAAMAVGAVQTRLAKANLRCDANIVIETAAARDPHQFAVLLGFGATAIYPYLAYEVLGKLIDSGALKHSYRKAMQNYQIGINKGLYKIMSKMGISTVASYRCSQLFEAVGLHNDVVDLCFEGVTTRIQGANFDDFQQDLFNLSRTAWTARKPLEHGGLLKYVHNGEYHAYNPDVVSTLQQAVKSGESNDYQSYAKQVNDRPVAMLRDLLRLNKAAQPLPLEQIEPNSELFKRFDSAAMSIGALSPEAHEALAMAMNQLGGYSNSGEGGEDPRRFGTHRNSRIKQIASGRFGVTPHYLANADVLQIKVAQGAKPGEGGQLPGHKVTAEIAKLRYSVQGVTLISPPPHHDIYSIEDLAQLIFDLKQVNPEALVSVKLVSEPGVGTIATGVAKAYADLITISGYDGGTAASPLTSVKYAGCPWELGLAETQQALVANNLRHKIRLQVDGGLKTGLDVVKAAILGAESFGFGTAPMVAMGCKFLRICHLNNCATGVATQDETLRKEYFKGLPEMVVNYFTGLANEVRGLLAELGVKQLTDLIGRTDLLTALEGFSAKQAKLDLSPILEQPISPINAPVYWTEPNHPFDKGELNQKIVDEALDAVNSQTTSSYFYDVKNTDRSIGARLSGEIAKRYGNQGLVSSPIKLHLNGTAGQSLGVWNAGGVEITLTGDANDYVGKGMAGGVIAIKPHVGTAYRSNEASIIGNTCLYGATGGKLFAAGSAGERFAVRNSGTIAVIEGAGDNACEYMTGGIVAILGATGVNFGAGMTGGFAYIMDSNDNFSGRVNNESVEAISLSQLYIHQEHLRGLIDEHLTATQSIHAEEILANFDQWIPKFYLVKPKAADLNTLLGHQSRSAAELRVQAQ, from the coding sequence CACAGTCGGCTAAAGACATCATAGTGCAAGAGCTATCACAAGAAACGCTCTCGATTTCCGGTTGGCGAGATGTACCAACCAATAGCGATGTCCTCGGTCCGATCGCTAAACAATCGGTTCCTAATATTGTCCAGTTTTTTGTCTCCGCTCCCGCGGGTTGGCGTCAGCAAGATATCGAACGTCGCCTCTATATTGCACGACGACGAATTGAAAAACGTATTACCGATGACGACAACTTCTATATCTGCAGCTTATCGACACAAGTGATCGTTTATAAAGGGCTATGTATGCCCGCGGATCTACCGCGCTTCTATCTCGATCTTGCCGATCTCCGTATGGAGTCAGCGATCTGCTTATTCCACCAGCGTTTCTCAACCAACACCCAACCTCGTTGGCCATTGGCTCAGCCTTTCCGATATCTCGCCCACAACGGAGAGATCAACACCATTGAGGGCAACCGACAATGGGCAAAAGCAAGGGGTTACAAATTTGCTTCGCCTCTCCTGCCAGATTTGCAATCAGCTGCGCCATTTGTCAATGAATCCGGCTCAGATTCATCCAACCTCGACAACATGTTAGAGCTGTTCCTCGCGGGCGGTATGGATATTTTCAGAGCCATGAGAATGTTAGTGCCGCCAGCATGGCAAAATCATCCCGATATGGATGAGGATCTGAAAGCCTTCTATGACTTTAACTCCAAACATATGGAACCATGGGATGGTCCGGCGGGGATCGTGTTATCCGATGGACGACATGCGGCTTGTAACCTTGACCGCAACGGCTTACGCCCGGCTCGCTATGTGATTACCAAAGACAAACTGATTACCCTTGCTTCGGAAGTGGGGATCTGGGATTACGCTCCCGATGAGGTGGCAGAAAAAGGTCGAGTCGGTCCAGGCGAATTATTGGTTATCGATACTAAGCTGGGCAAGGTTTGGCACTCTTCAGAGATCGACAACGATCTAAAAAGTCGCCACCCCTATCGTCAGTGGATGGAACACAATGTTCATAAACTCACACCGCTTGATCTGCTACCGGACGCCCAAGTTGGTGAACGCAGTTTTGATGACTCGCAATTAAAAACCTATCAAAAACAGTTTGCGATGAGCAATGAGGAGATAGAGCAAGTCTTGCAAGTGTTGGCCGACCTTGGTCAAGAAGCGGTAGGCTCTATGGGGGACGACACCCCAATGGCGGTGCTGTCGTCAAAAGCGCGTTTAGTGACTGACTATTTCCGTCAAAAGTTCGCGCAGGTGACCAACCCACCTATCGACCCATTAAGAGAGAAACACGTCATGTCCCTTGCCACCAGCATGGGGCAAGAGATGAATATATTTAATGAAACCGATGGCCACGCCCATAGGGTAACGTTCGATAGTCCTATCCTGCTTTATTCCGATATGCAGCAACTCTTAGGGCTAACAGGGCAACATTATCAGAATACCCTCTTAGACATTAACTACGATCCACACAAACAGGATCTAAAACAAGCCATTATCGACTTATGTGATCGCGCGGAAGAGGTGGTACAAAAAGGCACGGTTATTCTTATTTTATCTGATCGAGCATTAGTGAAAGATCGCCTTCCCATTCCCGCCGCGATGGCGGTTGGAGCGGTTCAGACTCGACTGGCTAAAGCCAATCTGCGCTGCGATGCCAACATTGTTATCGAAACCGCAGCAGCACGAGATCCGCACCAGTTTGCTGTGCTGCTCGGGTTTGGTGCTACCGCCATCTACCCTTACCTCGCCTATGAAGTGCTGGGCAAGTTAATCGATAGTGGCGCACTTAAACATAGCTATCGCAAAGCGATGCAAAATTACCAAATTGGCATCAATAAAGGTCTGTATAAGATCATGTCTAAAATGGGGATCTCAACGGTCGCTTCCTATCGCTGTTCACAATTGTTTGAGGCAGTCGGTCTGCATAATGATGTGGTCGACCTCTGCTTTGAGGGGGTGACAACGCGGATTCAAGGCGCAAATTTTGATGACTTCCAGCAAGATTTATTTAACTTATCTCGAACCGCATGGACGGCACGCAAGCCGCTTGAACATGGGGGTTTACTTAAATATGTTCACAATGGTGAGTATCACGCTTATAACCCCGATGTCGTGAGCACGCTCCAACAAGCCGTTAAATCGGGCGAAAGTAACGATTATCAAAGCTATGCTAAGCAAGTGAATGATCGTCCAGTTGCCATGCTACGTGATCTACTCCGTTTAAATAAAGCGGCTCAGCCACTGCCGTTAGAGCAAATTGAACCCAACAGCGAGCTCTTCAAACGGTTTGATTCCGCGGCAATGTCAATTGGTGCGTTAAGCCCTGAAGCCCATGAAGCCTTGGCCATGGCGATGAATCAACTTGGGGGTTACTCTAATTCAGGTGAAGGTGGGGAAGATCCGCGTCGCTTTGGTACCCATCGCAACTCTCGCATCAAGCAAATTGCTTCGGGTCGATTTGGGGTTACCCCTCACTACCTCGCTAACGCCGATGTATTGCAGATAAAGGTCGCTCAAGGTGCCAAGCCGGGAGAAGGCGGTCAATTACCGGGGCATAAAGTCACGGCGGAGATCGCTAAATTACGCTACTCGGTGCAAGGCGTCACTCTTATCTCTCCGCCTCCACACCATGATATTTATTCCATTGAAGATTTAGCACAGCTTATTTTTGACCTCAAGCAGGTCAACCCAGAGGCTTTGGTTTCCGTCAAACTGGTCTCAGAGCCCGGCGTCGGTACGATTGCCACAGGCGTGGCTAAAGCCTATGCCGACCTAATCACTATCTCTGGATATGATGGCGGTACAGCAGCGAGCCCGCTGACCTCCGTTAAGTATGCTGGTTGCCCATGGGAGTTAGGTCTTGCCGAAACCCAACAAGCCTTAGTTGCCAATAATCTAAGACACAAGATCCGCTTACAAGTCGACGGTGGACTAAAAACAGGCTTAGATGTGGTAAAAGCGGCAATATTGGGCGCGGAAAGTTTCGGTTTTGGTACTGCGCCGATGGTCGCAATGGGATGCAAATTCTTACGTATTTGCCATCTCAACAACTGTGCAACGGGTGTTGCGACCCAAGATGAAACCTTGAGAAAAGAGTATTTCAAAGGGCTTCCTGAGATGGTCGTCAACTATTTTACCGGTCTTGCCAATGAAGTAAGAGGGTTACTCGCCGAGTTAGGTGTGAAGCAATTAACCGACTTAATTGGACGCACTGACCTGTTAACCGCATTGGAAGGGTTCAGTGCCAAGCAGGCTAAACTGGATCTCTCGCCTATCCTTGAGCAACCCATCTCACCGATTAATGCGCCCGTTTATTGGACTGAACCCAATCATCCGTTTGATAAAGGGGAATTGAACCAAAAAATTGTTGATGAAGCCCTAGATGCCGTGAATAGCCAAACCACATCGAGCTACTTCTACGATGTCAAAAACACCGATCGTTCGATTGGCGCTAGGTTGTCTGGTGAAATTGCCAAACGCTACGGTAATCAAGGACTGGTGAGCTCGCCAATCAAACTGCATCTTAATGGCACGGCGGGTCAATCGCTCGGCGTATGGAATGCGGGGGGTGTAGAAATCACGCTGACGGGCGATGCCAATGACTATGTGGGTAAAGGCATGGCGGGGGGCGTGATTGCGATCAAGCCTCATGTTGGCACGGCTTATAGAAGCAATGAAGCCAGCATCATTGGTAATACCTGCTTATATGGCGCAACGGGGGGCAAACTGTTTGCAGCCGGTAGCGCTGGCGAACGTTTTGCGGTGCGCAACTCAGGAACTATCGCGGTTATTGAAGGAGCCGGCGACAATGCTTGTGAATATATGACCGGCGGTATCGTGGCTATTTTAGGCGCAACCGGCGTGAACTTTGGTGCCGGTATGACTGGCGGCTTTGCCTATATCATGGACAGTAATGATAATTTTTCTGGCAGAGTGAATAACGAGTCGGTAGAAGCGATTTCCTTATCCCAACTCTACATCCATCAAGAACATTTACGCGGCCTGATTGATGAACACCTAACGGCAACTCAATCTATTCACGCAGAAGAGATATTGGCGAACTTTGATCAATGGATTCCAAAGTTCTATTTGGTGAAACCGAAAGCTGCGGATCTCAACACCCTATTAGGGCATCAGAGCCGAAGCGCTGCAGAGCTGCGTGTTCAAGCGCAATAA
- the mtnN gene encoding 5'-methylthioadenosine/S-adenosylhomocysteine nucleosidase, which yields MKIGIIGAMEQEVAILKSQLTEQQEIKKGGCTFFTGSLNGAEVVLLQSGIGKVAAAIGTSLLLSDYQPDVVINTGSAGGFESSLNLGDVVISTEVRHHDADVTAFGYEIGQMAGQPAAFIADDRLMQVAEQALAQMEDTHAVRGLICTGDEFVCRPERQAAIRNHFPGVIAVEMEASAIAQTCHQFNTPFVVVRAISDVADKESPMSFEEFLPLAAKSSSEMVVKMVELLKTAA from the coding sequence ATGAAAATCGGTATTATTGGTGCGATGGAACAGGAAGTCGCCATCCTTAAATCTCAGCTGACTGAGCAACAAGAGATCAAAAAAGGCGGTTGTACCTTCTTTACTGGCTCACTCAATGGTGCTGAGGTTGTCTTGCTGCAATCAGGCATTGGTAAGGTTGCTGCAGCTATCGGAACCAGCCTATTACTGAGTGATTACCAACCAGATGTGGTGATTAACACCGGTTCAGCGGGTGGCTTTGAGTCATCGCTCAACCTTGGCGACGTGGTTATCTCGACTGAAGTTCGTCACCACGATGCCGATGTGACCGCTTTCGGTTACGAAATTGGTCAGATGGCGGGACAACCTGCCGCATTTATCGCTGACGACCGCCTAATGCAAGTTGCTGAACAAGCGTTAGCACAAATGGAAGATACCCACGCGGTTCGTGGTTTGATCTGCACGGGTGATGAATTTGTTTGCCGTCCAGAGCGCCAAGCAGCGATCCGCAACCACTTCCCGGGCGTCATTGCTGTTGAGATGGAAGCATCGGCCATCGCGCAAACATGTCACCAATTCAACACCCCCTTTGTTGTGGTTCGCGCCATTTCTGATGTCGCCGATAAAGAGTCACCAATGAGTTTTGAAGAATTCTTACCACTAGCAGCGAAAAGCTCTTCTGAGATGGTAGTTAAGATGGTTGAACTGCTTAAAACCGCAGCTTAA
- the btuF gene encoding vitamin B12 ABC transporter substrate-binding protein BtuF — protein sequence MRSIILLITSLLASQAAFAAAQRVISLAPHTTELAYAAGLGDSMIAASDYSDYPEAALELERVANYQGINLERIVTLNPDLILAWPVGNAQRELEKLEKLGFEIFYSSTGSLEKIAENLERLSHYADDPQIGLKAARDFRTQLAEIESNTHSKEPVSYFYQLSEKPMITLGGKSWPNEVFEFCGGKNIFAQSKAPYPQVNMEQIIVAKPQAIFTSEHAIAHHQWWLKWSNELPAVSKNHIWSLTSDWLNRPTPRTLLAIKEVCQHFDTIRESNLAKD from the coding sequence ATGAGAAGCATCATCTTATTAATAACGAGTCTACTGGCAAGTCAGGCTGCTTTTGCTGCGGCACAACGTGTTATCAGCCTTGCACCCCATACCACCGAGTTAGCTTACGCCGCTGGCTTAGGTGACAGCATGATTGCCGCCAGTGACTACAGTGACTATCCAGAAGCCGCATTAGAACTTGAAAGAGTCGCTAATTATCAGGGCATCAACTTAGAACGAATTGTTACCCTAAACCCAGATCTTATATTGGCATGGCCGGTAGGCAACGCCCAAAGAGAGCTAGAAAAGCTGGAAAAATTAGGCTTTGAAATTTTCTACTCTTCAACAGGATCGTTAGAAAAGATCGCTGAGAATCTAGAGCGACTGAGTCACTACGCCGATGATCCTCAAATTGGTCTGAAGGCAGCTCGTGATTTCAGAACGCAGCTGGCAGAAATCGAATCCAACACTCACTCGAAAGAGCCGGTTTCCTATTTTTACCAACTGAGCGAAAAGCCGATGATTACCTTAGGCGGTAAAAGCTGGCCTAATGAAGTATTTGAGTTTTGTGGCGGTAAAAACATATTTGCGCAGAGCAAAGCTCCCTATCCTCAAGTCAATATGGAACAAATCATTGTTGCCAAACCTCAAGCTATCTTCACCTCTGAACATGCCATTGCGCATCATCAATGGTGGCTGAAATGGTCCAATGAACTACCAGCAGTATCGAAAAATCATATCTGGTCACTTACGTCTGACTGGCTAAATCGCCCAACACCTCGTACTCTTTTGGCTATCAAAGAAGTCTGCCAACACTTTGACACCATCAGAGAATCTAACCTCGCTAAAGATTAA
- a CDS encoding TRIC cation channel family protein — protein MDSMLYFVDLFGTAIFAISGVLLAGRLRMDPFGVTVLGAVTAIGGGTIRDLTLGATPVFWITDTTYLWVIIITCIITMLLVRHPRRLPWWVLPVCDAIGLAVFVGIGVEKALTFQDSYLVAVIMGVITGCGGGIIRDILAREVPMVLRREVYATACIIGGVFHTCALSLGASQESAFLSSIIATLVIRLGAIRWQLSLPTFALER, from the coding sequence GTGGATTCCATGCTCTATTTCGTCGATTTATTCGGAACGGCTATTTTTGCTATTTCAGGTGTGTTGCTTGCTGGACGTTTAAGGATGGACCCCTTTGGTGTCACTGTGCTGGGTGCCGTAACGGCGATTGGTGGCGGTACGATTAGAGATCTAACTCTCGGCGCGACGCCTGTTTTCTGGATCACCGATACCACTTATTTATGGGTCATTATCATCACTTGTATTATAACTATGCTGTTGGTGAGACATCCCAGACGACTTCCTTGGTGGGTGCTGCCTGTCTGCGACGCCATCGGTCTTGCGGTGTTCGTCGGCATTGGGGTAGAAAAAGCGTTAACATTCCAAGACTCTTATCTTGTCGCTGTCATCATGGGCGTTATCACCGGTTGTGGTGGTGGTATTATTCGCGATATTTTAGCGCGTGAAGTGCCTATGGTTCTGCGCCGAGAAGTCTATGCGACGGCTTGTATCATCGGTGGCGTATTCCACACCTGTGCCCTGTCACTTGGCGCTTCTCAAGAGTCAGCATTTTTGAGCAGTATCATTGCCACCTTGGTGATTCGACTGGGCGCGATTCGCTGGCAGCTATCTCTGCCTACTTTTGCTTTGGAAAGATAA